In the Chrysiogenia bacterium genome, CAGCCGCGGGCTTGCCATGCTCAAGGCCATGACCGATGAGCTCAACGATCCCAACTCCAGCATGGAGATTACCCTGCTGGTGCTCCGCTTTGCGGCCGAGCTGATGAGCCGTTCGGTGATCTTCGTTGTAACGCCCAAGGAAATTTGCGGTCTTGGCGAATTCGGTGTCGAGATTGCGGACGAGAATGCCACCGTGCGCGTGCGCAAGATGCGCATCCCCAAGAGCGAGGATTCCATCCTCCGCGACGTGATCGAGCGCCAGGGGCCGGTGAAGGGTCCGCTGCGTGAGAATCAGTGGAACCAGTACATCGTGGAGAAACTCGGCGGTGCCTGGCCCTCGCAGGCCTTTGCCGCGCCCATCAGCTCTTCGGGCCGCGTGGTGGCGCTTCTCTACGGTGACAACGCTCCGAGCGACGAGGAAATCGGCGATACCGAGAGCCTCGAGATTTTCCTGATGCAGGCAGGCATGGCCATGGACCGCGCGCTGCTGGCAAGGCAGTTGCGAGACAGTTCGGAAAAGGCGGGCTGAGCGGTGAAGACGATTCTGCTGGCAGAAGACTCCCCTACGACACGTTCGCTTGTGGTTTCCACGCTCGAACAGCTCGGCGATCTCGAAGTGGTCGAGGCCTCCAGCGGTTTCGAAGCCCTCAAGACGCTGCCGCGCCACAAATTCGATATCATCATCACCGACATCAACATGCCCGACATCAACGGGTTCGAGCTGCTCAACTTCGTCAAACACAACCAGGTCTACCAGCACATCCCGCTGATTATCATCACATCCGAAGTCAGTGAACGCGACCGTGAAAAGGGCAAGTCTCTGGGCGCGGATGCTTATCTTGCGAAACCGGTTGATCCCGAAGAATTGCAGAGCGTGGTGCGCCAGTATCTGGGGCGCCACTGAGCCATTGAGCGGAGCAGGAGGGGAAGCACTTGGCTTCCGAGGATAACAAGCAATCGGCCGAGTTCATTTCCGAAGCCGAAGAGATCGTGGAGGAACTCCACAAGGATCTCTTTTCGCTCGAAGAGATGGTGGCCGCCGGTCGCTACAATCCCGACCTGATCAACGCGATCTTCCGCGGCTCCCACTCGCTCAAGGGACTGGCCGGGATGTTTGGTTTTACCGAACTCCAGAGTCTGGCCCACGACATCGAGCACCTTCTCGATGCCATCCGCCTGGGCAAGGTGGAGCTGGCCGATCCGGTCATCGACGTACTCATGCGCGGCGTGGAGGCCCTGGGCGCCCTGATCGCGGCGCAGAGCAAAGGCGAGCCGCTTCCGAGCATGGAAGCGCTTCGCGCCGAAACCCTCCAGATTGCCGAGGGCGGGGGTGCGCAGGAAAGCGAAAGCCCGGCCAGGGCCGCGGGCGTCGACGCCGCCATTGTCGACGTGCTCACCGAATACGAAGAACACCGCCTCAACGACAACATCAAGCGCGGAATGTTCCTGCACAAGGTGACCTGCGCCTTCGCCCTGGAGACTTTCGATACCGGGCTTGCCGAGGTTACCGAGAAGCTCAAGGAAAACGGCGAGATTATCACGACGCTTCCCTCGGGCGAGGCCAGCGGCGACATGGAAATTGTCTTCGACCTGATCGTCGGGACTCCCATCAGCGCCGATGAAGTGCGCGCCGCACTGGCCAACGACGCCTACAAGGTCGTGACCATTGTCGAGGCCGGCGCCCTCGAGAAGAAGCCCGAGACCCCGGCGCCTGCGCCGGCTGCGACAGAAACCGCTGAAGAGGGCGCGGCGCCTGCTGCCGACGATGCGACAACCAGCATGCGCAGCGTCTCCCAGACGGTGCGCGTCGACATCTCGCGGCTGGACTACCTGATGAACATCGTCGGCGAGCTCGTCGTGCAGCGCAATACCTTCTCGCGGCTGGCCGACCAACTCCGCGACATGGGCATGGTCAAGCTCGCCCAGCAGCTTGGCCGCGAGGTGCGCCTGTTCGAACGCAAGATTGCCGACCTGCAGGCCGGCGTGATGGAAGTGCGCATGGTGCCCGTCAGCCAGGTGTTCGAACGCCTGGCGCGCGTGGTGCGAAAGACCGCGCGCCAGGTGGGTAAGAAGATCGAGCTGCAGACCCAGGGCGGTGAGACCGAGCTCGACAAGTTGCTGACTGAGGATCTGGCCGATCCGCTCATGCACTTGACGCGAAACTCCATCGATCACGGCATCGAGACCCCCGAAGCGCGCGTGGCCGCCGGCAAACCCGAAGAGGGAACGCTGGTGCTTCGCGCCTATCCCGAGGGTAACCACGTCGTGATCGAAGTGGCCGACGATGGCGCCGGCATCGATCCAGAGAAAGTGCGGGCCAAGGCCATCGAGCGCGGTGTGATCTCGCCCGATGCGGAGATGAGCAAGGAAGAACTCGTCGACCTGATCTACTCGGCCGGATTCTCCACGAAGGACGAAGCCAGCGAGCTTTCGGGTCGTGGTGTCGGCATGGACGTTGTGAAGAACAACATCGCCGACATGTCGGGCGTAATCGAAACGATCACCGGCGTGGGCGAGGGAACCACCATTCGCATCACGCTGCCGATTACCCTGGCGATCATCGGCGCGCTGGTGATCGAGGTTCGCTCGCAGACCTATGTTGTGCCGGTCAACTCGGTCCAGCAGTGCATGCGCGTGACCGAGGAGGAGCTTCTTACCATTGAGAATCGCAAGACCGTGCAGGTCGAGGGGCGCACCGTTCCCATCGTTGACCTGGCAGGGTTCTTCCATCTCGACGAAGAGCGCGACCACGGACAGGCCTACTACTACGTCATCATCGTGGGACTGGCGGAAAAACGACTGGGCCTGCTGGTCGACCGGCTCGTGGGACAGCAGGACATCGTCATCAAGCCCGTGGGCGATCTTCTCGAAGATACGCCGGGCATTGCAGGCGCAACGGAACTGGGCGGCCAGCAGACGGTGCTGGTGCTCGATGTAGGCGAAATCATCCGTGGCTCGACCGGTACGGCGAGCGTGGTGAAGGCCGGAACGGCCTAGGGGAAGCAGAGCAGTGTACGAGGAATTTTACGGATTCAGCGCGCGGCCCTTCGGCAAGACGCCCGATCCCTCGTTCCTGTACGAGAGCCGCCAGCATGCAGAGGCCATAGCGCGCCTGGAGCTTGCCGTGGAAGAGCGCGAACTCGCCCTGCTCACCGGG is a window encoding:
- a CDS encoding response regulator; translation: MKTILLAEDSPTTRSLVVSTLEQLGDLEVVEASSGFEALKTLPRHKFDIIITDINMPDINGFELLNFVKHNQVYQHIPLIIITSEVSERDREKGKSLGADAYLAKPVDPEELQSVVRQYLGRH
- a CDS encoding chemotaxis protein CheA, producing the protein MASEDNKQSAEFISEAEEIVEELHKDLFSLEEMVAAGRYNPDLINAIFRGSHSLKGLAGMFGFTELQSLAHDIEHLLDAIRLGKVELADPVIDVLMRGVEALGALIAAQSKGEPLPSMEALRAETLQIAEGGGAQESESPARAAGVDAAIVDVLTEYEEHRLNDNIKRGMFLHKVTCAFALETFDTGLAEVTEKLKENGEIITTLPSGEASGDMEIVFDLIVGTPISADEVRAALANDAYKVVTIVEAGALEKKPETPAPAPAATETAEEGAAPAADDATTSMRSVSQTVRVDISRLDYLMNIVGELVVQRNTFSRLADQLRDMGMVKLAQQLGREVRLFERKIADLQAGVMEVRMVPVSQVFERLARVVRKTARQVGKKIELQTQGGETELDKLLTEDLADPLMHLTRNSIDHGIETPEARVAAGKPEEGTLVLRAYPEGNHVVIEVADDGAGIDPEKVRAKAIERGVISPDAEMSKEELVDLIYSAGFSTKDEASELSGRGVGMDVVKNNIADMSGVIETITGVGEGTTIRITLPITLAIIGALVIEVRSQTYVVPVNSVQQCMRVTEEELLTIENRKTVQVEGRTVPIVDLAGFFHLDEERDHGQAYYYVIIVGLAEKRLGLLVDRLVGQQDIVIKPVGDLLEDTPGIAGATELGGQQTVLVLDVGEIIRGSTGTASVVKAGTA